DNA sequence from the Chamaesiphon minutus PCC 6605 genome:
AAATAAGGAAAAAGCAAACACCGCAAGACAACAAGCTACCATCATGCCCATCATCATATTCATCCCAGACATCCCAGATGTTTGCGGACGATTTTCCAATTCTCCTTGCTCTTTCTTATTCATTTTTTAATTCTCCGTATTTATTTGGTTGATTTGATATGTGGGGTAACGATCGAGATAACTACTCCTGGCAATCGAGCAGATTTTTATACATTATAAATTCTGATTTTAAATGCCAAATTCTTGCTTGAGTTGAGCCACCCAGTTTTCAATCCGTTTATCGGTCAATTCAGACTGGTTATCTTCATCCAATGCCAGACCGACAAACTTACCATCCCTGACCCCTTTAGACTCATTAAATTCGTAGCCTTCAGTAGACCAGTAGCCGACGGTCATACCACCTCGCTCGGAAATTTTTTCCTCTAATATGCCGATCGCATCTTGAAAGCTGTCGGCATAGTTAACCTGATCTCCGAGTCCAAAATAGGCTACCTTTTTGCCAGTGAAATCAATGTTGTCAAGTTCCTCATAAAAGACATCCCAGTCTGCTTGTAATTCACCAACGTTCCAGGTGGGGCAGCCAATAATAATATTTTCACGATCGAAATCACTCGCTGCTGCCTTGGAAATATCTATGATTTCAACGACAGTATCCCCGCCAAACTCTGTTTGAATTGTCTCTGAGATCGATATTTAGCATCATTATTCTCTCTGAAGATTCAGTTTTGGTACAGCCTCTCAAGCTTCTATCCTTTCTATTGCGGACTTGTATTCGCCTTGACGCGCTGCCCAATTGCATTTTGCTTGATGCAGCAGAGCTTGTTGTGCCGCCAACACATTAGCTTCCTTGCCTTGCCAAAGCTCTAGAGCAGGTTGCTGGATGGCACGTCCAAAGGAAAACGACAAAGCCCAAGGCAATCGTGACTTGAATCGGAGATTCATGGCGTTCAAACGAGCCGAAGCGAGTTCGCCAGATTGACCGCCCGACAAGAATGCAATCCCCGAAACAGCCGCAGGGACAGATCGCAAAAGACAGTTAACCGTAGCATCAGCCACCTCATCCAATGATGCTTGCTTAGAACAAGTTAATCCCGAAAGCACCATGTTGGGCTTCAGAATCATGCCCTCCAACATTACCCGTTGTGTGTAGAGTTGGTTAAAAACGGTTCGCAGAATTTCCTCAGTGACTTCGACACAACGCTCTAAAGTATTCTCACCGTCCATCAGCAATTCTGGCTCGACAATGGGAACCAGTCCGACCTCTTGGCACAATGCAGCATAGCGAGCTAGTGAATGGGCATTGGCTTCGATACAACCTCGACTGGGAATGCGATCGCCTAAGACAATTACTGCACGCCACTTCGCAAAACGAGCACCCATTTGCAAATATTCCTTGAGGCGATCGCGCAATCCGTCCAGACCTTCGGTAATCTTCTCTCCAGAATGACCTGCCATGTCCGTGGCTCCGATGTCAACTTTGATTCCAGGAATAATTCCCGCGTCAATAATGACTTGAATAAAGGAAGTGCCGTCTTGCTTTTGCTGGCGGATTGTCTCATCGTAGAGAATCACGCCACTAATATACTCACCAAGACTGGGAGTAGTAATAATCAATTCCCGATAGGCGCGGCGAAAATCTATCGTCTGGGGAATGTCTAGCTTCGCGAATCGTTTGTTGCAGGTTGGATTACTTTCATCCATCGCCAGCAGACCTTTGGAGTCAGCAACCATCTTCCTTGCCGTGTCTATCAGCTCATCTACATTCATTTGGGGTTACTCCACTGCCAATTCAGAATCTCAGGCATATCCTCTCCATGTTTGATAATGTAATGTCTGTGTTCGATCGGTTTGTCGCGCAGAAGCTGTTGTGCGTGAGCACCGATCGATTGGATCTGTGGGAGTCGATCGATAACATCTTGAGCCAGATGAAAGCGATCGAGTTCCTGACTGGTTAGGGCTTTTAGCACGGTTCGAGCAGCGATTGTCATCGGTTTTATCCTCGTTAGTAAGAAAGTTATCGGAAGTATCGATTGCCGTCTGTCTTGTCGCGCTGTCTTGTCTCCCTGCTTTGCCCTACGCGCTGTATGCGAGCGAATCGAGATGTAACTATTGGCTCAAAGAATAAGCCTCGATTTAGAAATGAGAACTTGAATACTATGACTTTTAACAAGCCGGATCTGAGTTGAAATCAGCCGTTCTGTTCCAGGCTCCACAATGTCTTCTGGAGCAGGTAGAGCAGTATCGATCGCTCCATACCAGTCTCGATCGCTAATTTGTGGGATCTCGAAGTCGAGATCGATCCTGTCCATATTGAGCATGACGTGGATATCTGCATCCCCTGACACTCCCCCCAGCGTAAACGCGAGGACATGGGAAGCAGCATCTAACCAACCAGGGCTGAACAATCGACAGCCATGCCAAGCAATGTCGGCTAAACCGCGCTCATTCAGTTCGGCACTGAAGAAGCGTCCGCGCTGCAACATCGGATGCCGCTGCCGAAATGCGATCGTCTGCTGAAAGAATCGGAATAGATGATGGTTTTTCTCTAGCAGATGCCAATCGAACCAACCGATCTCATTATCCTGACAGTAGGCATTGTTGTTCCCTTGTTGAGTGCGTCTAATTTCATCACCTGCCAGCAGCATTGGTACTCCCTGGGAAAGCAGGAGAATGGTGATAAAATTCTCGATTTGGCGTTGACGTAACTCCTCAATCTCCCGATTGGTTGTTTCTCCTTCAATGCCACTGTTCCAACTAAAGTTCTCATTATTGCCATCTCGATTTCCTTCCCCATTCGCCTCGTTGTGCTTGGAGTTATACGAAACCAGGTCGTTGAGAGTGAAGCCATCGTGGCAGGTAATAAAATTAATGCTGTCGATCGGTAAGTGTCCACTTGACTGGTAGAGATCGGCACTACCTGCAATGCGTGCCGCAACTGCACCGATTAGCCCTGGATCTCCTCGGACAAAACGCCGGATGTCATCTCGGTAACGTCCGTTCCATTCCGCCCAGCGATAACCTGGAAAGTTGCCAACCTGATAGAGTCCAGCAGCATCCCATGCCTCAGCGATGATTTTGGTATCAGCTAGAGCTTCGGACAACTCAATCGACCACAATGCGGACGGGTAGAGCATCGGCACTCCATTCTCACCGCGAGATAGGATTGACCCCTCATCAAAGCGGAAGCCATCGACATGCATTTCTCTGACCCAGAACTCTAAAGATTCTAAAATCATCTTCGTCACCATCGGATGGTTGCAATTGAGGGTATTGCCGCAACCTGAGTAGTCGGTATAATATTGCCGATCGTCAGGGTTGAGGTAGTAGTAGATGCTATTATCCAGCCCTCTGAAGCTGATGGTAGGGCCTAAATGGTTGCCCTCACCAGTGTGATTGAAGACGACATCAAGGATCGCTTCAATCCCCGCCTTGTGCAGTGCCTTTACTATGTCTCGAAATTCT
Encoded proteins:
- the fldA gene encoding flavodoxin FldA, whose amino-acid sequence is MSISETIQTEFGGDTVVEIIDISKAAASDFDRENIIIGCPTWNVGELQADWDVFYEELDNIDFTGKKVAYFGLGDQVNYADSFQDAIGILEEKISERGGMTVGYWSTEGYEFNESKGVRDGKFVGLALDEDNQSELTDKRIENWVAQLKQEFGI
- a CDS encoding class I fructose-bisphosphate aldolase is translated as MNVDELIDTARKMVADSKGLLAMDESNPTCNKRFAKLDIPQTIDFRRAYRELIITTPSLGEYISGVILYDETIRQQKQDGTSFIQVIIDAGIIPGIKVDIGATDMAGHSGEKITEGLDGLRDRLKEYLQMGARFAKWRAVIVLGDRIPSRGCIEANAHSLARYAALCQEVGLVPIVEPELLMDGENTLERCVEVTEEILRTVFNQLYTQRVMLEGMILKPNMVLSGLTCSKQASLDEVADATVNCLLRSVPAAVSGIAFLSGGQSGELASARLNAMNLRFKSRLPWALSFSFGRAIQQPALELWQGKEANVLAAQQALLHQAKCNWAARQGEYKSAIERIEA
- the glgX gene encoding glycogen debranching protein GlgX, producing MTFEYSIEPGRSHPLGAVAEADGVNFSVFSQHATAVELLLFEKDEDRLPQQTIQLDPKIHKTFHFWHVYLKGLKPGAGYAYRVDGSHDLHAKGDRFDKDKILLDPYAKGNTKVLWNRLAACEPGDNLATSMRSVVIDLSDYDWEGDRPLNRPMNETIVYELHLRGFTRSPSSGCKYPGAFAGLIEKIPYLQDLGITAIELLPIFDFDETEILQIAPLDGKPLRNYWGYNPIGFFAPQSMCCTHPSEGHHIREFRDIVKALHKAGIEAILDVVFNHTGEGNHLGPTISFRGLDNSIYYYLNPDDRQYYTDYSGCGNTLNCNHPMVTKMILESLEFWVREMHVDGFRFDEGSILSRGENGVPMLYPSALWSIELSEALADTKIIAEAWDAAGLYQVGNFPGYRWAEWNGRYRDDIRRFVRGDPGLIGAVAARIAGSADLYQSSGHLPIDSINFITCHDGFTLNDLVSYNSKHNEANGEGNRDGNNENFSWNSGIEGETTNREIEELRQRQIENFITILLLSQGVPMLLAGDEIRRTQQGNNNAYCQDNEIGWFDWHLLEKNHHLFRFFQQTIAFRQRHPMLQRGRFFSAELNERGLADIAWHGCRLFSPGWLDAASHVLAFTLGGVSGDADIHVMLNMDRIDLDFEIPQISDRDWYGAIDTALPAPEDIVEPGTERLISTQIRLVKSHSIQVLISKSRLIL